The DNA sequence taagaattttatccgtctagccccctttcacaacgcgcgataaggaacttcgttccaaaaaaaaaacagtgcaTTGGAGCTCAAAAGTTTAGTTAATGTTGCCCTATCTATACATTCCTAAATGTGTTTTACTACACACCTATTTTGGGGTACGATTCCCCAAAAATAGTGAACAGCACATTTGCATACAAACATCTTGTGCAAAACTCCAGCAATGCAGAATCTAAGCAAGTATCGCATTTGGCTTCCGTTTCCACTTGTAAGGTAGTGCGTAACTATTGTACGCGAACATGTTCACTAAGCAGAGGTTCTGCCGAAGACAGTTAAGTAGTTAATATGGACGGGCAGGAATACGTAGTGCTTTGTGCTGCGGCATGTGTTTTACTATATattctgatttaaaaaaaaaaaccgcaaTGTTGAGTTTGGCCTTTACTACAGAATGAAGACGGATTGAAGAAACGAATAGATTTTtagaagaaatataaatagttcCATTgagaagattaaaaaaaataaaaaaataaagaaattagatAAAATCCCATAGTACAGAATAAGTTTCAAtaacttgaataaatttaataattttatcatttgtcCAATCcatgtttaatttgattaattaaatattttaacaatgtacGCGCACAAACAAATGCTTTCGCTCCGGCAGCGGAAGCAAGACTGAGTTCGCGAACAACAGGTTTGCGTCGACGCAAGTCCACTGCCTGCATGTGTGCGCGCACAAAAGTATAAAGATGCGCGCGCCATGTTTAGAATTTTCGGGCACAAATTGTTAATGTTTGCTTGAGTGAGTCGATCAGAATAAACATTTGCGTCGCACAATGTGCATTGCAGTGACGCACAGTTCAGCGCACTGGTGGAATCGCATCTTTaagttcttaaaaaaaaagtgctaTCAAAGGCTAGGACTTCCGATGTTTAGGTTTTTTCTAGGTAAGAGGACTATATTGAATCAGTAGTATATCGGTTGTATTATACAGCGTACTTAGTATTactattgttttgatttttatatattaaaattaatttaataatccaGGCATAGTATTTAAGTACTAATAGAGAGTTCAATAATGGAAGAGATGTTCTGCGTATGAGATGTCCTCGTGGTCGCGGTCACAGTCGCGCTCGTCCCCGGCGGCGCTGCATCTAGCGGCGCGCAGTACGCGGGGCGGTGGCGGCGGGGGGGCCGCTAGCCGCTGCCGCAACTTCTGCGCCACTCGTCGGCCCAGGTCGGGAGAGATCCaagagaataattttattacacgtCTCTGGAGGAACGGTGGAGCGGTTAGAAGCGAAAAATCAACAGTATTATTCGCAAGCCTGTCCCTTTCGTCGTCCGTTTGCAAGATgtggttataaaaataagcgGGGTCCTCTAGATCTACGGCGTTGCTCTCATAGACCATTATTTGCTCTTTGGGACGAGCGGCATCGACATAGGGCACCGGGCCGCTAAAAGAATTTGGGTAATAAGACGGAGCGTCTTTCATGTTGTCCCTCTCCGGAGGATTTCCGTCgcgattataatttttctcatAAAGAGGTCTGTTTATTTCGATCTTGTTATGGTTACTTCCTAAGCGGTGATTCTGTGTCGCGGGATAGGCGAGACTCCGCCCTCTGAACAGAAGGTCCTTGGGCCCGGCTATCCCGGGCACCAGGTTGGCGGGGTTGAAGGCTAGCTGCTCCGCCACGCGGTGCGAGTTGTCGGGGTTCTTGTCGAGCACCAGCCGGCCGACGGTCACGGTGCGATAAGTTCCTTTCTTCCATAATCTAGTCACATCGAACGGGTCAAAATCTAGATGTAGCAGATCTTCGAAAGTTAGGACGTCCATATCCAATCTCCACATTGGATACCTCTTCTCGGCTATGGCGTTGTACAAATCTCTCACGAAATAATCTGGATCCTGACCGTTCAGCCTCGTCGCCTCGTCGGACGGTAAATTCTCTATGCCCTGCAAGgttctgaaattaaatttcacgAAATACTTTTCTCCTTGCGCGTTGTATATCTCGAAGGTATGTATGGGAAATTCGTCCATCTTCCTGAAGCCATTTGGGATGCCGCTGTCGGACAGCAGGCGCAGGAAGGCGTTGATGGCATCGAAGCGCAGCGTGAACATGTCGCCGCGCATGGTGCGGTCGAACAGATCGGTGCGCGGGTTGCGGCGCGTGCCGTGCACAACGCTGAAAAAATACTCGGGATCCTTGTAGAAGTAGACGGGTGCGTTCAGACACAAGAGGTCGAGGTTTCCCTCCTTCGAATAGAACTTGACTGCCATGCCCTTGGGCTCGCGGGCAGCGTCGACGCCGCCGCGATTCTGCACGGTGGTCGAGAAGCGTACGGCGACGGGCGTGCGCTTGCCGACGCCGGTAAATACCTCGGCTTTGGTGTATTGCGACACGTCGTTCGTCACCTCGAAGTAACCGAGCGCTGCGGTGCCCTTGGCGGCCGCCACTCTTTCGGGTATTCTTTCGGAGacgaaatgtaaaatgttatcaaGAAAGAACCGGTTCATCAGTAAATCACTATTCAATGCGTTGGTTTCCCTTATCTCGACTGGATATCCGGAGCTCAGAGCGAACAATCCGATTGGCTTCTGCAAGAAGAAGTAAAGTgactttaaacaaaaatgcTTCCATAAAGATACAGAGGGTGTTTagcacaattaaattttaagtctcgttaaaaa is a window from the Papilio machaon chromosome 23, ilPapMach1.1, whole genome shotgun sequence genome containing:
- the LOC106711266 gene encoding catalase-like, which produces MRTLACVLCWLSGLSGPVDAHSEDFLSRAYENRTEPDSRQLYDFRKTHPKPIGLFALSSGYPVEIRETNALNSDLLMNRFFLDNILHFVSERIPERVAAAKGTAALGYFEVTNDVSQYTKAEVFTGVGKRTPVAVRFSTTVQNRGGVDAAREPKGMAVKFYSKEGNLDLLCLNAPVYFYKDPEYFFSVVHGTRRNPRTDLFDRTMRGDMFTLRFDAINAFLRLLSDSGIPNGFRKMDEFPIHTFEIYNAQGEKYFVKFNFRTLQGIENLPSDEATRLNGQDPDYFVRDLYNAIAEKRYPMWRLDMDVLTFEDLLHLDFDPFDVTRLWKKGTYRTVTVGRLVLDKNPDNSHRVAEQLAFNPANLVPGIAGPKDLLFRGRSLAYPATQNHRLGSNHNKIEINRPLYEKNYNRDGNPPERDNMKDAPSYYPNSFSGPVPYVDAARPKEQIMVYESNAVDLEDPAYFYNHILQTDDERDRLANNTVDFSLLTAPPFLQRRVIKLFSWISPDLGRRVAQKLRQRLAAPPPPPPRVLRAARCSAAGDERDCDRDHEDISYAEHLFHY